CGGCGCTGTTTCTTATCGGGCTTGGTGTCCGGTGACGGATTGTTCAGGATATTCAGGCGTCGAGCCTCGGCATTGGCGGTACGTTTTTGTACGCTCTGCGCCGTTTCTTCATACAGGGTTTGCGCCAGAGTGGCATTTTGTCGCTGTTCCGACAATTTTTTAATGACCACCTCTTTTTCGTCATATCCCTGACGTATCTTAAGCACAGCACCAACTTCCGCATTCTTGCTGGATTTGGTGCGGGCCCCGTTGTAATGTACTTTACCGCCGTTAATCATTTCCTTGGCCAGTGCTCGGGTCTTGTAAAAACGAGCGGCCCAGAGCCATTTATCGAGACGGACGGATTGCAGTATTGGATTCCCGGATTCCATAAATGCTCCACTTTTGCAAACATTTGCTACATATAGATAGTGGCCGGATCACGTTGTGCAGGTTCATGCGCTTGATCCCTACGCAGAATTGCCATTTTAGCGGCCTGCCTCACACCCTTTTTGGGCGCGCAAAGTTAGCATAAATGGCGAAAAATCGCCACAGCCTGCGCTGTTATGGGGTTGTTGCCATCAAGTGGCTGAGTTAGCATGTTGCAGGTTTTCCTAAATTATTCTAATCAGAACAGAGACCTGTA
This sequence is a window from Shewanella zhangzhouensis. Protein-coding genes within it:
- the hslR gene encoding ribosome-associated heat shock protein Hsp15, whose translation is MESGNPILQSVRLDKWLWAARFYKTRALAKEMINGGKVHYNGARTKSSKNAEVGAVLKIRQGYDEKEVVIKKLSEQRQNATLAQTLYEETAQSVQKRTANAEARRLNILNNPSPDTKPDKKQRRELLRAKSGDY